The following nucleotide sequence is from Apium graveolens cultivar Ventura chromosome 4, ASM990537v1, whole genome shotgun sequence.
GATGATTTTCGCCGTGGTAAATCCTTGAGCAAATTGGGCAGAGTTTTGTTAAGTGTTCTTGAGACTGTGAGAAATGAAATGTGATTCTCACATATTTATAGGAGATAGGAGAGGGAAATGAGGAGTGCCACGTGTCATCATCTCAAAACACGGCACGAATCCCTACGTCAGCTGTCCAACAGCTGTCATGTGTTCAAACATATGATCGTTGAAAGGCATGCGAGGCGAGGCATGCGAGGCAAGGCACGCGAGGCGGTTTGGTGCGACCTCGTGGGCTCGCGCTTTTGTGGCCATAAAAAACTAATGTTGGAAAAATTCCTAGCCTCAAGATGCGACCAGAaattttggggggtagttgttatgcccgctttcggtcatgggccctaaacaggtccttGTAGGTGCATTGAATAGCTGGACTCTcgtgtgtgggctagaaccatggattGATGTGACTTGAGccagcacatgcgggctgggctcatgacatgcgagctgggctcatgacatgcgagctgggttcaTACATGTAAGGTGGACTCATACTTGCCATCTGGGCTCTCATACGCGAGCTGGGCTCAGGTGTCCATAagcgaggtgggctcaggtgcccacaCGCGAGTTGGGCTTAAGTGCCCACACGCGGGCTAGGCCCATAAGCCCACATCTTATGAAAAAGAGGTAACATTGTATTTATTAATCGAAAAGGAAGacggtgcgggccgaggtgaccaggccggcCCACATCAAAGGACTTTatgtgcaacatggaaagtgactcatagatgactgagttacTCGTAGATTTCGGGACTGACACGGGTTATTCCTACAATTATGGGAAGAAATGCGGAAAtaccgcgagattgtaggaagcgtgtgaagccggtcgagatttacgcgactaattggctgaaggcctaaCTTTATCGTGGGCTGCACGGGTTGGAGAACCTTAACCCTAACCTATGTGACTTATTCCctaagaactacgtgaggcttgatccctataaataagGTACGTAGGCACTTATATGAGAGATGAGTCGACAtttgatagagaataacaaaccctattctttcttaaggagtcaacatacaagctcagccgccaccatacataaccttcctccgccctcaaacaccgtccttgatcCTTGTTCCACCCATCAACCTGCACAacactgttatacgaaattctccctataacactCGTCAATAAAAGTTAACTTAAGAATAAATACTACCCGTCTCCCTACCAAGCATTCTGgttaataaaaaaaaatgaaaacaaCACTATTCGATTTTATTAATTTGAACTTACTAGATCATTGGGAACGAAAATacttttattattaaaaataattcacCCCATATCTAACAAAATTTATATtcagataattgatgaaatttaaaattttatctcATTTAAAACTCAACGCATCCCAGTAATAGTGTAAATTTGAAAATTTGAAATGGAAATTAAAAAGTTAATGATATTTTACATCAATCAATCAACCGTAAGTACTATATACCCGCTCACGGCTAGGGCTCTCAAACGGATAATTCAGATATGGATCTGCCTATATCCGGATCCGGATCCGAATCCGAAAATCCGTATCCGTATCCGTATCTGTATCCGAATCCggaaatatttaaagaataatatctgaatccggatccgacggatactatccggatacggataatatccggatcCAAATCTGATTTTCAATCAgacttttttattttatattaaaaattgaaaaaattgaaaaaaaataaaaaaaaatatagttaaaaataaaaattcatttttaaaaattaaaataagtgataaagtgatttaattatattttaaattttcaaaaattaattttatttttcttttcaataTAAACGTATTCTTTAAATTGTTGAACTCAAATGATTTTTttctatatgtctataaaatttgtataaacataatatttaatatatatatatatatatatatgtgtgtctgtgtgtatgtgtgtgtatacaTAAATAtactataaatttaatataatatattttcaaattatttaaatatttaaatataaaatatatttattcggatTCAGATATTATCGGATACGAATATGCCTATATCTGTATCTGTATCCGCAATCGTCGGATTCGAATACAGATAATATCCGCTTTGTGTCGGATatggataatatccgctttatttcggatacgaatgcggatttttcagacgaatatcggatttttcgaatttttttgacaaCCCTACTCACGACAGTGTCTGAAGAGGAGTCAAAGAATGAAAAgattgtttttttttaaatccgCCACTTGTATCTGCACAAATATGTGTTGTAGATACAAATTGATATAAAAAAATACATATAAGAGAAACAATATATTAACCATGATTTTCTTTTAATGGACATACTTATAACGTAAGAACCATTACCATTTTTcactttaattttaaattttcaGCAAAAAATTTATACTCATTGTCActttattcataactttttctCTTGATTACAAGGCACATGAATGAAGGATTTGCTCAAGCACTTATGATATTTGAAATCGTACCGTAATCGAGTTATACAAAATAATAATATTCTTCCGATGAGGCCATTAACCATGATGACAAGATGATCGGGTTGTATATTGGGTTCGCGTCAAAAACATCTCGGCCGCCAGAATCAAACTGCGAAGAGTGTCGTCTTACGGGTAAGGTCCTGATAAATCATATATCGGTACGACAACTAAATAATTTCGAATTACGAAATTTGTAATCAGGATCAGAAATTGCAGAGAGAAGTGATGATAATGACGTGGACTTCTAGTGAATGATATTCTATAAAAATGTGAAAAGATTTTTCTAAATTTAAGGCTTTTGACAAATTTAGGCATGTCTTAATATAATTAATTTTCATTTTATATTTTCTAATGTTTAAGTTGgagattaaatattaatttatttaatacaaattttagAAGTATATATATCTGCTACAGTACAGCAATTTTGGAGATAATTGATGAACATAATTATCAGTAAATCAATTTCGAATATGTTATGAGTAAATGTTTATGATATGCTCGTATATATATGCTGAGGTTCTTGTCGAATTCAGGTATAGATTCAGTTATAGTCGCATAAGTTTCCTACATGTACTAAAGGAGGTGCTTGAATATATGCGAAGGGACAATCAGTATAGTGTATAATTTTAGAGATAAAGAAGTTTTTTGCTATGATATATATAAAAAAGTTAATTCGTAATATAAGTTAGAAACAGCCTGCAAATTATACTATAAAAATTTTGTGATTGCATAATGTATACAATGTGTTTGATCATTTGTCTCATCTACAGTAATTATGTCAGGTTCTGTAATTTTGTCTATAAAATATTGTTTTTGTTCCCAGTTGTTGCATTATTTCAGACACTTCCATGTTATAAGTACATGTTGTTTTGCTCCTACCTGCATGCTATTTTTAAAGTTGATGCTCTGTTCTATAATTCTGATTGTACTAGGTTTATGTTTTCGCAACAGATAATCGACTCGTATATGAATTAGTTCGAGGAAATTCATTGTTCCCCAATGAAAATATTTATAGTAATCTGATTTTGTTAGGATATTTAGTAACTAAGAAGTAAACAGGACTGCACTGCTATTAGTCTGTTACGGTCGTTGTACACCGAGTTTGAAGTTGTGGTATTTAAGATTGTTGTTTTTTGTATTATAAAATCATTTACCCCGGTAACTAAGCTACTTGCATGTTACAATTGCAGAGTGGATCAATCTTGAGGTAAATTATCATATTACGGCCACCAGGATGGTAAGGTGGTTTCGATTAAAGTTATTGTTTGACGCGAAAATTTTCTGAATGTAGTGCACCAAGTAAAatctttaaaataatatatatttagcATTAAGTTTCTGAAGCAATTTTTGGTGGCCATCCATCTCATTTGAATCTTCTAATGTAATTGCATGTGCTACAACGATAATGTGTCTATCTATATTTATATCACCCTTATCATGTTATGTATGTAATGTAACTATGTAAGAGTTGGAATTTCGTTGTTCTTGGATTTGTAGGACTGCACTGAGCAGGTCAAGTGTGACAAACTAGGCCCCTCATCTTCTTTTTGCCGAATGATATATGCAGAGGTGAGTGGACATATTCTCTTACTCGCCTGAAAAGGTTAGAATTATGTAATTGTTAATAGGGTTTCATGCTGCAGTATTACTGTACAAGTTCCTCAACTGTAGCATAAGATTTGAAGCTGTCTAAAGATATAATAGTTTCTTTACCTTACACACGAGCTTCCACAAGTTTGTAAACATCACCTATGCTTTTTCTTTGAGATAGGTACACAATATTTCAAAGGCCAGGGCCTTTAAGGTTTTGCACAGGGAAATATAAAAATAACTTGCATATCCTCTAATTTACTTGGTCTAGGCACTTAATAACTTGATTAAAACAAATATCCTTAAATGAATTCATTTTTTACTTGCGTGTTTTCCTAGCCAAGTTTAGGGGAAGCCATATATGATTATCTAAAGAATATAGTTTACAGATCGAAGAAGTTGGATGGGAGCATCTACTGAGGCTTGGAGAAGATTTTATGTGTCTTAGCTTCCGCGTTAGGTGATCCTCTTAACCCTGTAAACAGTTTCAAAGACCTATGAGCAATATATCTGTTCCCCAAACAATGTTCTTATAGTTATCTATAACTGATTTCCAAATTCCCCAATTAAATGTGAAGGATTGGAATAATCATATTTTTTTATAGGCTTTTGGCATTTGAGTTGCTAATGTAGACATCTCCTTTTTCCTCACTTGCTCTCTATCTCTCTGTGTGTGTTTGTCCACACATCTATGTTTTATCTATTTGGCTCTTGTGTAATTATGTAATCTTATTATACTAAGTATGTAATTCAGGTTATTTGTTTGTTTGTGTGCAATTTGGAATTTCAGAGACAAAAAAGGAAGAGTTCACGTGATGGAGATAATGTTAGACAAGACATATCCAAAATGCCCGCCTTTGATATCTGCCGTTTGTTTTCTCCAACGCTTTACATTCTTAAGCTATATTTATTACAAATTCGCAATGAACTAAAGGTTTGTCATTGTTTAGGATGTGCCTTACATCCTTACTTTGGAGTGGCTGACGAATTACAGGCTTAAGAATGTTGTAAAACAATTCCAGGAGGTATTTCTATTAATTTCTTGAGCCTTGTTCTTACAAAATTTTCTTAAATTCAACTCTCTTACCCGCAAGGAACTGTGATCTACTAGTACTGCAAATTTTATATGTTCAAATTACATACTCTCAAAGGATCTTAACACACCTATGTATTGCAGCATCTAGAAAAGCTTCAGGAGTTCTGGTCTACTTTGGGCGTTATTGATCATGATCTTTGGGTTGTTTATCCCAAACCGCCAATGCTTGCTACTTGTTATCGTCAAATCAATATGGGTAATCATTTTGAAAATATTTCCCTATAGTGATTGCTCTCTTTCATACTCGAAGTGCTGCAATAAACTTAGCAGTTGATGAACATGCTTGATTTGCCTAGAGTTGCCTTTGTTTGTCCAGTAGATGCACCAATCACATTTGTTGGGGTGAAATTTTAGGAAAACAATATGAGTGGGACATAAAAAAAGAAAGGTAGTGAACAGGGTGAGAGATTGAATCGTGAAAGTTGATCCATgctttttatctttcctgatgTGTTTCTTTATCTGACTTTGTCATAGATGTTCTTTGAAtgatatttattaaaaaaaatacaaaactTTAGACATGAATATCATTTTCAATTCTTAATCGATTGTTGTCGCATGGTTTGAAAATTTCCACCAATCTTGGATATATATCCTTTATGTTCTGTTGTGTAGGTAGGTGCTAGATCTCTCCTTTACCCTTTGATATTCTCCCTGTGACAGTCAGTGTTTCTAGTTTTTGGCGTGTTTATGGTTCTCAGGAGATGATTGCTTTCTGATGCTGTTCATAAGTGCCACGGATCCACGATCTTTACCAGAGTAGGAATTCTCCTCCACTAGTTATTGCTATTACTAGTACCAATTACTAAACCTGTTAGGCTAAATATGCGTTTGCTTTGTTAGGTGTCGCTTTACAGGTTCAGATCAAAAAGTAAACTTGTTAACAAGGAAATGGAGGAGAAATTGCAAAAGATGGTATATTCTTAATCTCGTAGCTATTCTTAGTTGAGTCTTCTTATATATGACTATAATTCTTTCTGTGGTGCTCTGGATTGAATTCTTTTATGAAGCACATGGTTAAAATTTCCTTGCACATTCATAAACCATAGTTAATTGAGTTATATTAAAGTATTGAACTCAAGGTGATACTGAAATGTTCTTATGGACTTGCAAGAGTTAGATTAGTTTCTAGCTTAAAGATTTAAATTCTAAAACTTGTATGATACAGTTCTTTTTAGGTCATAATATCTTGAGTCAGTCCCTTATAAAGCATTGTGCTTGTATTTTCTGACGTTGACAGGATGAAGGACAAACCACTTCCTGAAAATCTTACAAATATATTTGACATGAAACTTCCCGGACCTCCCAGTGTTCATATAAATGATCAACAAACTGAATGTGGGATCTGTTATGCACAATATCTCCCCATGGGTAATGCTAATCATTCATTTATAGTTTTTACATTGTTTGTAAGTAGTTCCTTCTCATTGAGTTCATGGCCTATGTAGATGTTGAACTTGGTTCTAGCAGTGGAAGTTCGACTGATTATACATGTGATAATAAAGCCTGCAATAGGGCCTTCCACAGTATCTGTCTTGGGGATTGGTTGCTCACACTTACTACAACAAGACAGTATGTTTAGTATCAGTTCTTTTGTTGCCTTTCTTTAATTTTTCTAACAGTAAAATATCTAGTTATTTAACTCTGTTCCTGATTCTGTTTAAGAAGTAGTATAATATTTAGTTATTTAGCTCTAATAATGATACAGATGAGGAAGGGGACTTCACTCTTCTATTTTCTCATTAGTTTTTTTTTCCTACTGAAATCTACTATTAATCATTGAAATAAAACTTGCTGTGAGAAAGCAATGAGGAGCAAGTTTCAGGAAGAGGGTAAGTAGCAATTAAATTTCCAGTTGTGCGGTTATTCCATCTTTTAGGTGATATGTGATTACAAAACACTTGTGAATGGTTGCAGGATAAGGGCTACTAGATCTATGTAAATGTTGAATATGTAGAAGTTTAAATAAAATTGTTACACCCTTATAGATATCGAATTAGACGTTGCGCTGCATATTCTTGAGAAGTATTTGTTCAATTTTTAAATATGAGGATGTTCTAAATTTGTCAATGATCTGCTCTTTATACTTTCATCAACATGCTTACttctaatataatttaaaaaaagtTCTTTCCTTGCTTCTTTTGCAGGTCATTTGATGTTCTGTTTGGGAATTGTCCATACTGTTCAGACCCAGTTGCAATCAAAGTTAATGTAAAAAAGTAAAACGATCATAATCTTAAGATACAGATTTTCCATTCAGAAAAATAGTCATTTTTTCATGCCATCCTCAAAGGCGATGTCCTTGCTAAACTGCTTATATGACTTTATATGTCTTCATTGATTTTGCGCATAAAGTCATAAATTTACGACATTGATCTCCTTGTTCGACTGCTAGGATGATTGATTCGTCTTCATTGATTGTGCGCATAGGGTCATAAATTTAATAAATCAATGCAATATCTATACTGTAAATATACATTTACACTCTAATTAGAATTGGAGGTATGTTGCAGaaaattttgtaattattttgcAGTCTTTTTTCGATTAGGATCTGTTGGCGGACAATGATAAGTAGCCTACTTCAATTTATATGAAGACAACTAGACTTGCCAAAAAACAGGGATCCAGTGGTCCATCAAAAGGTAAGCGCCCAAATTTTCCAGTTCATTTCATATGCTAGACACATCTGTCACTTCCAATATATTTATACACCACTAAATGAGTGATAATGTAGAAGTTGATGGTCCCAATAGATCAATGCGCCTGAATAAATGTTCATCAGGGCACTTGGACGTCAGGGTAAATTCTTTGATGTTGGGTCATTGTTTGAAAATTTTAGTACTCCATAAATCTGACTTAAATTGACCTTAATGCATTGAAGTGAACAGAGTTTCATTGTACTTAACATAGGTATATAGAAAACCAAGAGGAATTAATTTTAAGATAATGATCTTAAATTATTAATTTTGTAATATTTAGTAGAGAGACAGTTCTTTGTTTCTTCGCGGGGAAGGGCAAAGACGAGGCAAGTGTTCCGCTAATAACCTCTAATCCGGAGGTTAGACTAAGGTAATGGAAGTACAATCACCTTCTTGAAAATTATATATAGGATACCTTTTCATATTTTTTTGTAGTAAAACGTTGTTTTGCTTAGAATCATATTACAAGCCAGGATCAAATTTGCTAAGCAGAAGGCAAGGGGTTTTAATAGAAAACACAGCTGGTAACAGTTTGTACTAAGGTTGATATTGAATATTGATATACATCAGTTTCATAATAAAGCAAATAGCATTTTTGTTTTTTGACTCCACGTCGAAGACAGCCAAATTAACATCATATTGACCTTGAGATAACCACACAAACTTCACTAACCTTTTACATGCATGAACACAACAAATCAAATATCCTTATTCCCTCTATGTCCTTTCTTTATGCATGTCTCATAAATTTAACATGCGAAAGGTGTATATTTATAGGGGCATATAAAAAACATTAGAAGGTACGCACGCACATACAAATTGAAATGTACACATATGCATATGCATGTATGTGTATTTTATGTCCGGATGAGGAAGATTAGATGCCTGCAAGACACTCAGGGGGTGTATTGGGGTAGCGAGACTTGTCGGTGCAGTAGTCGTAGGTCATGTGATTCATGCGAACCCATCTGTATCGTCTAGCTTCGATGGGGCTGAGTTGTTTGTAAGCAGCACCTTCCCACCAATTTCGGAAGTTGGAGGCACAGGCGGCTGGGCCGGGTACAGGGCATCCTTCAATATCGAAGTCCTTGTAGTATGAAAGAAACGGAGCTTTGCTCCAGTCTATCTTTTCTATACCTCCTCTGGTTGCCCAATCATCGGCTTCCCACAATGTTGAGTACACTCCCATAGGTTGAGACTTCGGGAACGGAATTCCTTTTGCTTCATTGTTCTTGTAAACTCTGATGGGTACTTCATCCACATAAAACCTGCAGATATAAGATAATTTAGATCTCTTCTCTTGCTTTGTCCATTTAATCAGTGATGACAAGGTGAGTTTTAGAACTTCGGTTGATAATTAGATAAACTTACACAACCATATTATGGTTCCACATAATGGAGTAAGTGTGAAATGCTGCAGCAGGGTCAAACCAAAGGTTAACCCTTTGTTCTCTATCACCTTTTCCATGAGCGTATACATTGGTTTGGACTGTGTAAGGCTGTCCAGTCCGGTTCCCTAAAAACTCAAAGTCGAGCTCATCGCGTATTGTATCAGTGTCGGAATTCATCTATTATCGACCAAAATGAGTAGTCACAAGTGAATCTCTATTCTTTGACATTGCAAATTAGAAATAGAAAATTAAGGACTAGAGTGAAAAGCTAGCAAACTAACATAGAAGGCAGTAACTGTCCCTGCAGAGTCACCGGGGATGAGTTTGATCTTCATGCTAACTTTTCCAAACAAGTATTGATACTTGGAAGCAAATCCGCACCCTATTTAATCATCATAACAGAAATTTGACACAATGTTATAGTCCTACAACTACAAGTCATGTAATATATACACCATAAGTATCTTAATTATAACAAGCAATGCAGGAtaatagtgtgtgtgtgtgcgcgcacGCATGTTCTACCAGAATTTTGATCTAGAACTAGCTGGATGGCCCTGCCCCCATCTAGCTGTTTGATATGAGTATCGCCCCAGGTAGTGCGGAAATCCTGCAGATACGTTGCAGGTCGAGCTAACGCCGCAGGGATCAAGAAACAAACCACATAAACTAGCAAAACAGCTGCATTAGAGTATTTCGGTATCGAGGCCATGATGAAGCTGAAATGATGATGAAACTAATGAAGCACTTGGGGGGTTTAAATAGAGCGAGAGAGGATATGGATGAAACAGAAACCGCAGAAAATGATTTGAAATATCCAATGAATGAGTGGGGATAACTGAAATTAAATGTTTGAAtcaaaaaagaagaagaaaaaactAAGCTTTCCATACAGCTAGCTAATAATACCAAAAAATCCGTAACATGGACCCGAAATTGGTTGTCTTTACCCAACGAATCTTTATTATTGTTACTCAGAGAGTATTGTTGTTATTACTACAGTACATTATAAGGAGCTGCATCAGTTGTTCATTGATTTCCCACCACTTATTTTCTAACTTATTCTTGTATATTCTTTGCTAATTCAGTGAAACCCTACTAGTCTACAATATTTATACCTAGCATTGAAAGCTAAACTTGCATAGCTATTACTGTATCTCCTATTTTATCCTATTTTCATGTGTGTGTCTTCTGATTTGGCCAACTCAACTACCTTTCACCTTTCATTTTTTGTTACTCACCGATGAATGTTCCCGCTTGATGAAATTGATAGAGAAAATGATCGATGCGGGAGAGCTGAATGAGTTTGTAAGGGACTtaatgggacggagggagtattagtTTGTGAGGGGAGAGCAAAAGTACCATTTTTTCCTTTATTAACCCAAAGTTCTTGTTTTATTCTTTGTTTTTTTTATCCGCAAAGTTAGTAAATTTACAAGTTAGTAATTTAGTTTGAATAACTAGAACAT
It contains:
- the LOC141719642 gene encoding uncharacterized protein LOC141719642 isoform X1, which produces MIGLYIGFASKTSRPPESNCEECRLTEWINLEVNYHITATRMDCTEQVKCDKLGPSSSFCRMIYAEIEEVGWEHLLRLGEDFMCLSFRVRDKKGRVHVMEIMLDKTYPKCPPLISADVPYILTLEWLTNYRLKNVVKQFQEHLEKLQEFWSTLGVIDHDLWVVYPKPPMLATCYRQINMGDDCFLMLFISATDPRSLPECRFTGSDQKVNLLTRKWRRNCKRWMKDKPLPENLTNIFDMKLPGPPSVHINDQQTECGICYAQYLPMDVELGSSSGSSTDYTCDNKACNRAFHSICLGDWLLTLTTTRQSFDVLFGNCPYCSDPVAIKVNVKK
- the LOC141719642 gene encoding uncharacterized protein LOC141719642 isoform X5 → MQSLQIEEVGWEHLLRLGEDFMCLSFRVRDKKGRVHVMEIMLDKTYPKCPPLISADVPYILTLEWLTNYRLKNVVKQFQEHLEKLQEFWSTLGVIDHDLWVVYPKPPMLATCYRQINMGDDCFLMLFISATDPRSLPECRFTGSDQKVNLLTRKWRRNCKRWMKDKPLPENLTNIFDMKLPGPPSVHINDQQTECGICYAQYLPMDVELGSSSGSSTDYTCDNKACNRAFHSICLGDWLLTLTTTRQSFDVLFGNCPYCSDPVAIKVNVKK
- the LOC141719642 gene encoding uncharacterized protein LOC141719642 isoform X4 — encoded protein: MLRFLSNSEWINLEDCTEQVKCDKLGPSSSFCRMIYAEIEEVGWEHLLRLGEDFMCLSFRVRDKKGRVHVMEIMLDKTYPKCPPLISADVPYILTLEWLTNYRLKNVVKQFQEHLEKLQEFWSTLGVIDHDLWVVYPKPPMLATCYRQINMGDDCFLMLFISATDPRSLPECRFTGSDQKVNLLTRKWRRNCKRWMKDKPLPENLTNIFDMKLPGPPSVHINDQQTECGICYAQYLPMDVELGSSSGSSTDYTCDNKACNRAFHSICLGDWLLTLTTTRQSFDVLFGNCPYCSDPVAIKVNVKK
- the LOC141719643 gene encoding putative xyloglucan endotransglucosylase/hydrolase protein 7, encoding MASIPKYSNAAVLLVYVVCFLIPAALARPATYLQDFRTTWGDTHIKQLDGGRAIQLVLDQNSGCGFASKYQYLFGKVSMKIKLIPGDSAGTVTAFYMNSDTDTIRDELDFEFLGNRTGQPYTVQTNVYAHGKGDREQRVNLWFDPAAAFHTYSIMWNHNMVVFYVDEVPIRVYKNNEAKGIPFPKSQPMGVYSTLWEADDWATRGGIEKIDWSKAPFLSYYKDFDIEGCPVPGPAACASNFRNWWEGAAYKQLSPIEARRYRWVRMNHMTYDYCTDKSRYPNTPPECLAGI
- the LOC141719642 gene encoding uncharacterized protein LOC141719642 isoform X3; this encodes MLRFLSNSEWINLEVNYHITATRMDCTEQVKCDKLGPSSSFCRMIYAEIEEVGWEHLLRLGEDFMCLSFRVRDKKGRVHVMEIMLDKTYPKCPPLISADVPYILTLEWLTNYRLKNVVKQFQEHLEKLQEFWSTLGVIDHDLWVVYPKPPMLATCYRQINMGDDCFLMLFISATDPRSLPECRFTGSDQKVNLLTRKWRRNCKRWMKDKPLPENLTNIFDMKLPGPPSVHINDQQTECGICYAQYLPMDVELGSSSGSSTDYTCDNKACNRAFHSICLGDWLLTLTTTRQSFDVLFGNCPYCSDPVAIKVNVKK
- the LOC141719642 gene encoding uncharacterized protein LOC141719642 isoform X2, whose amino-acid sequence is MIGLYIGFASKTSRPPESNCEECRLTEWINLEDCTEQVKCDKLGPSSSFCRMIYAEIEEVGWEHLLRLGEDFMCLSFRVRDKKGRVHVMEIMLDKTYPKCPPLISADVPYILTLEWLTNYRLKNVVKQFQEHLEKLQEFWSTLGVIDHDLWVVYPKPPMLATCYRQINMGDDCFLMLFISATDPRSLPECRFTGSDQKVNLLTRKWRRNCKRWMKDKPLPENLTNIFDMKLPGPPSVHINDQQTECGICYAQYLPMDVELGSSSGSSTDYTCDNKACNRAFHSICLGDWLLTLTTTRQSFDVLFGNCPYCSDPVAIKVNVKK